One part of the Alligator mississippiensis isolate rAllMis1 chromosome 3, rAllMis1, whole genome shotgun sequence genome encodes these proteins:
- the TMEM64 gene encoding transmembrane protein 64 has product MWSAGAAALQLLSRAARQAAAAQGARQEPGRWLPRPGGGEAAAALGLELEPEPEPQALPPGELLLCALPEAGGDGPGARTWRCSCCLLGTCWCKSCVSACVLAALGFASLALLRQSLRDLLLWAESLDGLAGALLFTLGFILVSFPCGWGYILLNVAAGYLYGFVLGMGLMVLGVLVGTCVAHVACKRLLARWVQARIQGSERLGAVIRVVEGGSGLKVVALARLTPIPFGLQNAVFSITDLSLPNYLMASSVGLLPTQLLNSYLGTTLRTMEDVIAEQSVSGYFIFSLQIVISIGLMFYVVHRAQVELNAAIVACEMEMKTSLVKGSQPNISGSTTFCNKRTVAFSGNGVNIV; this is encoded by the exons ATGTGGAGCGCGGGCGCCGCCGCGCTGCAGCTGCTGTCCCGGGCCGCGaggcaggcggcggcggcgcaggGCGCGCGGCAGGAGCCGGGCCGCTGGCTGCCGCGGCCCGGCggcggggaggcggcggcggcgctggggctggagctggagccggagccggagccgcagGCGCTGCCGCCCGGCGAGCTGCTGCTGTGCGCGCTGCCCGAGGCGGGCGGCGACGGGCCCGGGGCCAGGACGTGGCGCTGCTCGTGCTGCCTGCTGGGCACCTGCTGGTGCAAGAGCTGCGTGAGCGCCTGCGTGCTGGCGGCGCTGGGCTTCGCCTCGCTGGCCCTGCTGCGCCAGTCGCTGCGGGACCTCCTGCTGTGGGCCGAGAGCCTGGACGGCCTGGCCGGCGCGCTGCTCTTCACCCTGGGCTTCATCCTCGTCTCCTTCCCGTGCGGCTGGGGCTACATCCTGCTCAACGTGGCGGCCGGCTACCTGTATGGCTTCGTGCTGGGCATGGGGCTCATGgtgctgggtgtgctggtgggcACCTGTGTGGCCCACGTGGCCTGCAAGCGGCTGCTGGCCCGCTGGGTGCAGGCGCGCATCCAGGGCAGCGAGCGGCTCGGTGCCGTCATCCGtgtggtggagggaggcagcgggCTCAAGGTGGTGGCCCTGGCCAGGCTCACGCCCATCCCTTTCGGGCTGCAGAACGCCGTCTTCTCG ATTACAGATCTGTCATTGCCCAACTATCTGATGGCTTCTTCAGTTGGACTGCTTCCTACTCAACTCCTAAATTCCTACTTGGGTACTACCTTACGTACCATGGAGGATGTGATTGCAGAACAAAGTGTTAGTGGCTATTTTATATTTAGTTTACAG ATTGTTATAAGCATAGGCCTCATGTTTTATGTTGTTCACCGAGCTCAAGTGGAATTGAATGCAGCAATTGTAGCCTGTGAGATGGAGATGAAGACCTCTCTTGTTAAAGGCAGTCAACCAAACATCAGTGGTTCCACAACGTTCTGCAACAAGAGGACAGTAGCATTTTCTGGGAATGGGGTCAATATTGTGTGA